A single Arachidicoccus sp. BS20 DNA region contains:
- a CDS encoding DUF4836 family protein produces MKKHTLYGIMILLSAFIISSCNKNKIEQTKHIPKDATFVLSISPSSIYEKLKDHKDQLDSVVKIFSERVHVSDSSKKSGEALLGAINKTQPVFFFVQTKNSIAEGNSVMSGTVVALSDGNKFEDFIKKQSANSVISKDNGISFTDIKDGVIGWNNKIAIFLFNIGNSNALESKTQLESLFDLKESESLADNKSFTSSFNATSDISFYANYSQSLSSVPFLAMTKASDLVKDMYYAGTLNFNDGSIDINATGYPNATLLDLIKKNPAPELDGKTFENYPDKPLGIFDFSLNLKQVIGILNYIGVDQMIEPFLTKQGLSFDDVAAAFKGEIVVAVSNFQMKQQTIPGYNMTTSTPSVDFLVKLPIADKKAYDKIVNTLAKLGLFVAKNGQLVPAVLAQEGDGSIAYVANNDAVFVASSPTLIDNVVSGKNHSSLPDDITKNIKGKTSYFYVDIQSLLGNIPVKESDDSALLSVSKNTFKDFSAWGNTISGKSQSGEAHIKFVDTKQNSLISLLTFIQSMKTAADKYKPVISIADSSANDMNTNIPVPPTVDTTK; encoded by the coding sequence ATGAAAAAACACACGCTTTATGGGATAATGATACTGCTTTCGGCGTTCATTATCAGCTCTTGTAACAAAAACAAGATTGAACAAACAAAGCACATACCAAAAGATGCAACTTTTGTGTTAAGCATAAGTCCGTCTTCAATTTATGAAAAGCTGAAAGACCACAAAGACCAGCTTGATTCTGTGGTTAAGATTTTTAGCGAGCGCGTTCATGTTTCCGATTCTTCAAAAAAATCCGGGGAAGCACTTTTGGGAGCTATCAATAAAACGCAACCTGTGTTTTTCTTTGTGCAAACAAAAAATTCCATTGCCGAAGGAAATTCCGTAATGAGTGGGACGGTTGTTGCACTAAGTGACGGAAATAAATTTGAAGATTTTATAAAAAAGCAAAGTGCTAATTCGGTTATCAGTAAAGACAATGGAATTTCATTTACCGATATAAAAGACGGCGTAATAGGTTGGAATAATAAAATTGCCATTTTTTTATTCAACATTGGCAACAGCAATGCGCTCGAGTCAAAAACACAGCTCGAATCTTTGTTTGACTTAAAAGAGAGTGAATCGTTGGCAGATAATAAATCGTTTACATCATCTTTCAATGCGACATCCGACATTAGTTTTTATGCAAATTATTCACAATCGCTGTCGTCTGTTCCATTTCTTGCAATGACCAAAGCGAGCGACCTGGTAAAAGATATGTATTATGCAGGAACACTTAATTTTAACGACGGTTCCATTGACATCAATGCAACCGGTTATCCAAATGCAACTTTGTTAGACTTAATAAAGAAAAATCCCGCACCAGAACTTGATGGAAAAACTTTTGAAAATTATCCCGATAAACCTTTAGGTATCTTTGATTTTTCTTTGAACTTAAAACAAGTAATCGGTATTCTTAACTATATTGGTGTGGACCAAATGATAGAACCTTTTTTGACAAAGCAAGGGTTGTCGTTCGACGATGTTGCAGCGGCTTTTAAGGGAGAAATTGTTGTTGCCGTTTCTAATTTTCAAATGAAGCAGCAAACAATTCCCGGATATAATATGACGACTTCAACACCATCGGTTGATTTTCTCGTAAAGCTTCCGATTGCCGACAAAAAAGCTTATGATAAAATTGTAAACACTTTGGCAAAGCTGGGATTATTTGTAGCAAAAAACGGACAATTAGTTCCTGCTGTTTTGGCGCAGGAAGGCGATGGTTCTATTGCCTATGTTGCGAACAATGATGCTGTATTTGTTGCATCTTCGCCAACTTTGATAGACAATGTTGTTTCAGGAAAAAATCATTCATCTCTACCGGACGATATAACTAAAAATATAAAAGGAAAAACCTCTTATTTCTACGTAGATATTCAGTCTCTGCTTGGCAATATTCCTGTAAAAGAAAGTGATGATTCTGCGCTTTTATCTGTCTCGAAAAATACGTTTAAAGATTTTTCTGCATGGGGAAATACGATAAGCGGCAAATCTCAATCCGGCGAAGCACACATTAAATTTGTGGATACAAAGCAAAATAGTTTGATTAGTTTGCTCACATTTATTCAATCCATGAAGACTGCGGCAGACAAATATAAACCGGTCATTTCAATAGCAGATTCTTCAGCTAATGATATGAATACCAATATTCCTGTTCCGCCGACTGTAGATACGACAAAATAA
- a CDS encoding peptidylprolyl isomerase has product MKKIIFLLVFIALINIVAGAQTYRVVMKTTQGKILLELFDGTPKHRDNFVKLAHKHFYDGLLFHRVIAGFMIQGGDPDSRTAKQGQLLGDGDVGYTIPAEFNDKYFHQRGALAQARDDNPAKASSGCQFYIVTGKKFTDETLAKEEKRAGRKIPEAQKEIYKTIGGAPHLDGNYTVYGQVLKGMDVADKIVNQKRDKNDRPLKNQVIEKVRIKKKFLGVWL; this is encoded by the coding sequence ATGAAGAAAATAATTTTCCTTTTAGTTTTTATTGCATTAATAAATATTGTTGCCGGTGCTCAAACTTATCGTGTCGTAATGAAAACAACACAAGGAAAAATTTTGTTGGAGTTATTTGACGGAACGCCCAAGCATCGAGACAATTTTGTCAAACTTGCACACAAACATTTTTATGACGGATTGTTGTTTCATCGTGTAATCGCAGGCTTTATGATACAAGGCGGCGACCCGGATTCGAGAACCGCAAAACAAGGACAATTGCTCGGCGACGGCGATGTTGGTTACACTATTCCTGCGGAGTTTAATGACAAATATTTTCATCAGCGCGGCGCACTTGCGCAGGCGCGAGATGATAATCCTGCAAAAGCATCTTCGGGTTGTCAATTTTATATTGTAACAGGAAAAAAATTCACGGATGAAACTTTGGCAAAAGAAGAAAAACGCGCAGGCCGAAAAATACCCGAGGCACAAAAAGAAATTTATAAAACCATTGGCGGCGCGCCGCATCTCGACGGCAATTACACCGTGTACGGACAGGTTTTAAAAGGCATGGACGTTGCCGATAAAATCGTAAACCAAAAGCGCGACAAAAACGACCGCCCGCTCAAAAATCAGGTAATTGAAAAAGTGAGAATTAAGAAGAAGTTTTTGGGAGTTTGGTTGTAA
- a CDS encoding ABC transporter ATP-binding protein, which produces MQITLTNSGKRFNRDWIFRGLDYSFISKKSYAITGSNGSGKSTLLQAICGAHNFNEGKCEWKENAIIPEEKIYKQFSIVTPYLELVEEMTAKEFLHFHNSFKPLLIGFSIEEIIGLVELPTSAVNKQIRYYSSGMKQRLKLAQAIFSNTPVLFLDEPCTNLDKNGYALYHKLIKNFCQEKLIIVSSNDEAEYNFCEEIISIQDYKIHS; this is translated from the coding sequence ATGCAGATAACTTTGACAAATTCAGGCAAACGATTTAATCGCGATTGGATTTTCAGAGGATTAGATTATTCTTTTATTTCCAAAAAATCTTATGCTATTACCGGAAGTAACGGAAGTGGTAAAAGTACGTTACTACAAGCCATTTGCGGCGCACATAATTTTAATGAGGGAAAATGCGAATGGAAAGAGAACGCCATTATTCCCGAAGAAAAAATCTACAAACAATTCTCTATTGTTACGCCTTATCTCGAACTGGTCGAAGAAATGACGGCAAAAGAATTTCTTCATTTCCATAATTCCTTCAAGCCGCTTCTCATCGGTTTTTCTATTGAAGAAATCATCGGTTTGGTCGAGTTACCCACATCGGCTGTGAATAAACAAATACGCTATTATAGTAGCGGCATGAAACAACGATTAAAACTCGCGCAAGCTATTTTTTCCAACACACCTGTACTTTTTCTTGACGAACCTTGTACAAATCTTGATAAAAACGGTTATGCACTTTATCATAAGCTGATAAAAAATTTTTGCCAAGAAAAATTAATTATCGTCAGCAGTAACGACGAAGCCGAATATAATTTCTGTGAAGAAATCATAAGTATTCAGGATTATAAAATTCATTCCTAA
- a CDS encoding GH3 auxin-responsive promoter family protein translates to MKLKSTLAKPFANFVYNKIKKEMASAVEDQQTIFLELIKTAANTAFGKDHHFKDIKNYENFVDAVPVRDYEMLKPYIERIKKGEQNILWKGKPLYLAKTSGTTSGAKYIPISKESISNHINTARNALLCYIAQSKNADFTNGKMIFLSGSPELDRIGGIPAGRLSGIVNHHVPAYLRTNQLPSFETNCIEDWETKLDKIVEETINKDMTLISGIPPWVQMYFDRLVEKTGKKIKDIFPDFSVLVYGGVNFEPYKQKLFDTIGKEIDSIELFPASEGFFAFQDSQTEHGMLLNTNSGIFFEFVKADDFYKKDAKRISLKDVQLNENYALIINNNAGLWGYDIGDTVKFVSLNPYRIVVTGRIKHFISAFGEHVIGEEVDYAISEAAKKFNAKITEFTVAPKVEQGEGKSYHEWFIEFEQQPDNLQAFAEEIDNLLRKKNVYYDDLITGNILQKLKISLVEKDGFINYMKSIGKLGGQNKLPRLSNDRKIADDLKKYI, encoded by the coding sequence ATGAAACTCAAATCCACTTTGGCAAAACCGTTTGCCAATTTTGTGTATAATAAAATAAAAAAAGAAATGGCTTCTGCGGTCGAAGACCAGCAAACTATTTTCTTGGAATTAATCAAAACAGCCGCTAATACTGCGTTTGGCAAAGACCATCATTTTAAAGACATTAAAAACTACGAAAATTTCGTAGATGCAGTTCCCGTCCGCGATTACGAAATGTTGAAGCCTTACATCGAACGAATTAAAAAAGGCGAGCAAAATATTTTGTGGAAAGGCAAACCTTTGTATCTCGCAAAAACGAGCGGCACTACAAGCGGTGCAAAATATATTCCCATTTCAAAAGAGTCGATTTCCAATCACATCAACACGGCGCGCAATGCGTTGCTTTGCTACATCGCGCAATCGAAGAATGCAGATTTTACCAACGGCAAAATGATTTTCCTCAGCGGCTCGCCCGAACTGGACAGAATCGGCGGCATTCCTGCGGGGCGATTGAGCGGCATCGTCAATCATCATGTGCCGGCGTATTTGCGTACCAATCAACTGCCGAGTTTTGAAACCAATTGCATCGAAGACTGGGAAACCAAGCTCGATAAAATTGTGGAAGAAACCATTAATAAAGATATGACGCTCATCAGCGGAATTCCGCCTTGGGTGCAAATGTATTTCGACAGACTCGTTGAAAAAACGGGCAAGAAAATCAAAGATATTTTTCCCGATTTTTCTGTGTTGGTTTACGGCGGCGTGAACTTTGAACCGTATAAACAAAAGTTGTTTGACACGATTGGAAAGGAAATTGATTCGATAGAATTGTTTCCCGCGTCGGAAGGATTTTTTGCTTTCCAGGATTCACAAACGGAACACGGAATGTTGCTCAATACCAATTCGGGCATTTTCTTTGAGTTTGTAAAAGCCGATGATTTTTATAAAAAAGATGCGAAGCGCATTTCTTTAAAAGACGTTCAGTTGAATGAAAACTATGCGCTCATCATCAACAACAACGCGGGTTTGTGGGGTTATGATATTGGCGACACCGTAAAATTTGTAAGCCTCAATCCTTACAGAATTGTTGTAACAGGAAGAATTAAACATTTTATTTCTGCCTTTGGCGAACACGTGATTGGCGAAGAAGTGGATTATGCAATTTCGGAAGCAGCGAAAAAGTTTAATGCAAAAATTACGGAGTTTACCGTTGCGCCGAAAGTGGAACAAGGCGAAGGAAAAAGTTATCACGAATGGTTTATCGAATTTGAACAACAACCGGACAATTTGCAAGCATTCGCGGAAGAAATAGATAATTTGCTGCGCAAGAAAAATGTGTATTACGACGATTTGATTACAGGCAATATTTTGCAGAAACTAAAAATTTCGTTAGTAGAAAAAGACGGCTTTATCAACTACATGAAATCCATCGGAAAGCTCGGCGGGCAAAACAAATTGCCTCGCCTGAGCAACGACAGAAAGATTGCGGATGATTTGAAAAAGTATATTTGA
- the nadA gene encoding quinolinate synthase NadA produces the protein MHTLIEAEKNLAKKGFLDVEVAPSLDLFAEIEKLKKEKNAIILAHYYQDADIQDVADYIGDSLGLAQEAAKTDADMIVFAGVHFMAETAKILNPTKRVVLPDFNAGCSLADSAPAKEFKAFKDAHLDHIVISYINCTAEIKALSDIICTSSNAQKIVESIPERQPIIFAPDKNLGAYINKQTGRNMLLWNGSCMVHEIFSLEKILKLKTQYPNAKLLAHPECEETVLKYADFIGSTTQILDYSKRQNSGNEFIVATEAGILHQMEKDSPNKHFIPAPPNNACACNDCPYMKMNTLEKLYLCMKYGLPEITMDEELRLAAKKPIERMLEMSKAAGLIK, from the coding sequence ATGCACACTTTAATTGAAGCCGAAAAAAATTTGGCAAAGAAAGGTTTTCTCGATGTAGAGGTTGCTCCGTCATTGGATTTGTTTGCAGAGATCGAAAAATTGAAAAAAGAAAAGAATGCCATTATACTTGCACACTATTATCAGGATGCAGATATTCAGGATGTAGCGGATTATATTGGCGACAGTCTTGGATTGGCACAGGAAGCTGCGAAGACTGATGCGGATATGATTGTATTTGCTGGCGTTCATTTCATGGCAGAAACCGCGAAGATTCTGAATCCTACGAAAAGAGTTGTATTGCCCGATTTTAATGCAGGTTGTTCGCTTGCAGACAGTGCGCCTGCTAAAGAGTTTAAAGCGTTTAAGGATGCGCATCTGGACCATATTGTGATTTCATACATCAATTGTACTGCAGAAATAAAAGCTTTGAGCGATATTATTTGTACGAGCAGTAACGCACAAAAGATTGTGGAAAGTATTCCTGAACGCCAACCGATAATTTTTGCGCCGGATAAAAATCTTGGTGCATACATAAACAAGCAAACGGGGCGAAATATGCTCCTTTGGAATGGTTCCTGCATGGTTCACGAGATTTTCAGTTTGGAGAAGATTTTGAAGCTGAAAACGCAGTATCCGAACGCAAAATTACTGGCGCACCCGGAATGTGAAGAGACTGTACTGAAATATGCTGATTTTATCGGAAGTACTACGCAAATTTTGGATTATTCCAAAAGACAAAATTCAGGTAATGAATTTATTGTGGCAACCGAAGCCGGTATTCTGCATCAAATGGAAAAAGATTCTCCAAATAAGCATTTTATTCCTGCGCCGCCGAATAATGCCTGTGCGTGTAATGATTGTCCGTATATGAAGATGAATACGCTGGAAAAATTGTATTTATGCATGAAATATGGTTTGCCGGAAATTACGATGGATGAGGAATTGCGTTTGGCTGCAAAAAAGCCGATTGAGAGAATGCTGGAAATGAGTAAAGCTGCCGGTTTGATAAAATAA
- a CDS encoding COX15/CtaA family protein has translation MQSDRSFINYTRAVMYAIFTVILAGSIVRTTHSGMGCPDWPHCFGRLIPPLNAGQLPKDYEKYLRKQDIDHTFNAFHTWIEYINRLCSVVLGCMLIVLIVWAAIKYYKSKKTVFYSSLALVFLVVFEAWVGKVVVNTNLGVMQITAHMFPAILMAAICGVMIFVLEKKEKVQDKQFRLFLWAALVVLLIQMIIGTQVRADVDIVSKSFQYTQRELWLKNIGSYLQTHEIIAWLAALLCIAAAGKSFSYAGLQRRGLIILLLVMGEIFLGLIMTQLKMPAFAQPLHLLFSSVLIVTVFSQLLRVK, from the coding sequence ATGCAGAGCGACAGAAGTTTTATCAATTATACACGCGCCGTGATGTACGCGATTTTTACCGTGATACTCGCGGGTTCCATTGTGCGCACCACGCACAGCGGTATGGGTTGTCCTGACTGGCCGCATTGTTTCGGTCGTTTAATTCCGCCGTTGAATGCGGGACAGTTGCCGAAAGACTATGAAAAATATTTGCGCAAGCAGGACATTGACCATACGTTCAACGCATTTCATACGTGGATTGAATACATTAATCGCCTGTGTTCTGTGGTGCTTGGATGTATGCTGATTGTGTTAATCGTTTGGGCTGCCATAAAATATTATAAATCCAAAAAAACGGTTTTCTATTCATCGCTCGCACTTGTTTTCTTGGTTGTATTTGAAGCGTGGGTCGGTAAAGTTGTAGTAAATACAAATCTCGGTGTGATGCAAATTACGGCGCATATGTTTCCGGCTATTTTAATGGCGGCAATTTGTGGAGTAATGATTTTTGTTTTGGAGAAAAAAGAAAAGGTTCAGGACAAACAATTCAGGTTGTTTCTTTGGGCTGCGCTGGTTGTTTTATTGATTCAAATGATTATCGGCACACAAGTGCGTGCCGATGTGGATATTGTTTCAAAATCATTTCAATACACACAAAGAGAATTGTGGCTGAAAAATATCGGTTCTTATTTGCAAACACACGAAATTATTGCTTGGCTCGCGGCTTTGCTTTGCATTGCCGCTGCAGGAAAATCCTTTTCCTACGCGGGTTTGCAGCGACGAGGATTAATCATTTTACTGTTGGTCATGGGCGAAATATTTTTAGGCTTAATCATGACACAACTGAAAATGCCTGCTTTTGCGCAGCCATTGCATTTATTATTTTCATCCGTTTTAATTGTTACCGTTTTCTCACAATTGCTGAGAGTAAAATAA
- the lpxA gene encoding acyl-ACP--UDP-N-acetylglucosamine O-acyltransferase yields the protein MIHPHTYIHPEAKLADNVKVDPFTVIHANVEVGEGTWIGSNVTIMDGARIGKNCRVFPGAVISAIPQDLKFAGENTTAEIGDNTTIREFVTINRGTKDRWKTQVGNNCLIMAYSHVAHDCLIGNNCILSNNAQLAGHVILGDCAIIAGMSAVQQFSKIGAHTYIGGGSLVNKDIPPYIKVVRQPITYGGVNSLGLKRRGFSNEKVNEIIDIYRTIYNSGFNTTQALDYIEENFHASDERDEIISFIRASERGIVKRINNKDSEIVEE from the coding sequence ATGATCCATCCTCATACGTACATTCATCCCGAAGCGAAACTCGCCGACAACGTAAAAGTTGACCCTTTTACCGTTATTCATGCAAATGTAGAAGTAGGCGAAGGTACCTGGATTGGCAGCAATGTAACCATTATGGATGGTGCACGTATAGGAAAAAACTGTCGCGTTTTTCCGGGTGCAGTTATTTCCGCTATTCCACAGGACTTAAAATTTGCCGGCGAAAATACGACTGCAGAAATAGGAGATAATACAACCATCCGAGAGTTTGTAACAATTAACAGAGGTACAAAAGATCGCTGGAAAACACAGGTTGGCAATAATTGCTTAATTATGGCTTACAGCCATGTGGCGCACGATTGTCTTATCGGAAACAACTGCATTCTCAGTAACAATGCACAATTAGCAGGTCATGTAATTTTGGGAGATTGTGCCATCATTGCCGGAATGTCTGCCGTGCAACAGTTTTCAAAAATAGGCGCACATACTTATATAGGTGGTGGAAGTTTGGTAAATAAAGATATTCCACCGTACATAAAAGTCGTTCGACAGCCCATTACTTACGGCGGCGTGAACAGTCTTGGATTGAAACGTCGCGGATTTTCAAATGAAAAAGTAAACGAAATAATCGATATCTACCGTACTATTTACAACAGCGGCTTTAATACTACGCAGGCTTTGGATTACATTGAAGAAAACTTCCACGCAAGCGACGAGCGCGACGAAATTATTTCATTCATAAGAGCCAGCGAAAGAGGAATCGTAAAACGCATCAACAACAAGGATTCCGAAATTGTTGAAGAATAA
- a CDS encoding tetratricopeptide repeat protein, which yields MKKENHNPYYFKGTKLIEPYMHLEGKFITINAKAKDSIVEGIRYLDAVTQINPNNFAAYWIKGKGYQALQRHDNAYFEFNKSFEIEKNNPDVARELTIECLDLGKGKEAVSVATHALSLDNLNVGLIGNLALAYLINGDTDLADKRIKEAIQADPNDKINLRLSEIINDVIVGKRNRPTRYDEIKL from the coding sequence TTGAAAAAAGAAAACCACAATCCATATTACTTTAAAGGGACAAAGCTAATTGAACCTTATATGCACTTAGAAGGAAAATTTATAACCATAAACGCAAAGGCAAAAGACAGTATTGTGGAGGGAATTAGATATTTAGACGCAGTAACACAAATAAACCCCAACAATTTTGCAGCATATTGGATTAAAGGTAAGGGCTATCAAGCATTGCAACGACACGACAATGCTTATTTTGAGTTTAACAAGTCCTTTGAAATAGAAAAGAACAATCCTGACGTTGCACGAGAACTGACGATTGAATGTTTGGATTTAGGAAAAGGAAAAGAAGCAGTAAGCGTTGCCACCCACGCCTTATCTCTTGACAATTTAAACGTAGGTTTAATTGGAAATCTTGCTCTTGCATATCTTATCAATGGCGACACAGACCTTGCAGACAAGAGAATAAAAGAAGCAATACAAGCAGACCCAAATGACAAAATAAATCTAAGGTTATCGGAAATAATAAACGACGTAATTGTTGGCAAACGGAATAGACCAACAAGATATGACGAGATTAAATTATAA
- the mnmG gene encoding tRNA uridine-5-carboxymethylaminomethyl(34) synthesis enzyme MnmG, translated as MFQEYDVIVAGAGHAGCEAAAAAANMGNKVLLITMNMNTIAQMSCNPAMGGIAKGQIVREIDAMGGYSGIVSDKSMIQFRMLNKSKGTAMWSPRTQNDRMLFSLTWREMLEHTENLDFYQDMVQSLLIKDGKVYGVKTNLGHEIKSKAVVITSGTFLNGVIHIGEKRFGGGRVAEKAATGITEQLVENGFESSRLKTGTPPRVDSRSLDYSKMETQPGDDEIVGFSYKNIQKIKPEQQLPCHITYTNDYVHEILKTGFDRSPMFTGRIEGVGPRYCPSIEDKINRFADRDRHQLFVEPEGFKTVEIYVNGFSTSLPEDVQYKALKQIPGFENVKMFRPGYAIEYDYFPPTQLKASLETKLIKNLFFAGQINGTTGYEEAACQGLIAGINAHQAIHEKEPFILKRNQAYIGVLIDDLINKGTDEPYRMFTSRAEFRTLLRQDNADLRLTELSYNLGLAKEDRLENVREKEEKVSDIINILKEMPLEPEEINPYLKSINSSPITEKQRVSKLLLRPDVSLEEMTESVDKININFNIYNNLYLQQSEIQLKYERYIEKEEELAEKMSSMENLLIPESFDYNKLSALGAEAKQKFNKVKPRTIGQASRISGVNPTDIQILMVHLGR; from the coding sequence ATGTTTCAGGAATATGATGTAATAGTTGCGGGCGCAGGTCATGCAGGTTGCGAAGCAGCAGCAGCAGCAGCAAATATGGGTAATAAAGTTTTGTTGATTACAATGAACATGAATACTATCGCCCAGATGAGCTGCAATCCTGCGATGGGTGGCATTGCAAAAGGTCAGATTGTACGGGAAATAGATGCAATGGGTGGCTATAGTGGAATTGTCTCAGATAAAAGTATGATTCAGTTTCGTATGCTGAACAAAAGTAAAGGTACTGCAATGTGGAGTCCAAGAACGCAAAATGACAGAATGTTATTTTCGCTCACATGGCGAGAAATGCTTGAACACACCGAAAATCTTGATTTTTATCAGGATATGGTTCAGTCTCTTTTAATTAAAGATGGAAAAGTTTACGGAGTAAAAACCAATTTAGGTCATGAAATAAAATCCAAAGCTGTAGTTATTACAAGCGGAACATTCTTAAACGGTGTTATTCATATTGGAGAAAAGAGATTTGGCGGAGGGAGAGTAGCAGAAAAAGCAGCAACAGGTATTACGGAACAACTAGTCGAAAACGGATTTGAAAGCAGCCGCCTTAAAACAGGAACACCTCCAAGAGTAGATTCAAGAAGTTTGGATTATTCAAAAATGGAAACACAACCCGGCGATGATGAAATTGTCGGATTTTCTTATAAAAATATCCAAAAGATAAAACCCGAACAGCAACTTCCTTGTCATATTACATACACGAACGATTACGTACACGAAATTCTGAAAACCGGTTTCGACAGGAGTCCAATGTTCACAGGTAGAATTGAAGGCGTTGGTCCGAGATATTGTCCAAGTATTGAAGATAAAATCAATCGCTTTGCAGATAGAGACAGACATCAGCTTTTTGTAGAACCGGAAGGTTTCAAAACAGTAGAAATCTATGTAAACGGATTTTCAACTTCCTTACCCGAAGATGTTCAGTATAAAGCATTGAAGCAAATTCCCGGATTTGAAAACGTAAAAATGTTCCGTCCGGGTTATGCTATTGAATACGATTATTTTCCGCCTACACAATTAAAAGCTAGTCTTGAAACAAAGCTGATTAAAAACTTATTCTTTGCAGGACAAATCAACGGAACTACAGGTTACGAAGAAGCAGCTTGTCAGGGATTAATAGCCGGAATAAATGCACATCAGGCTATTCACGAAAAAGAACCTTTTATTCTGAAAAGAAATCAGGCTTACATCGGCGTATTAATTGATGATTTAATTAATAAAGGAACAGACGAACCTTACAGAATGTTCACAAGCCGCGCCGAATTCAGAACATTGTTAAGACAAGATAATGCTGATTTACGTTTAACTGAATTGAGTTACAATTTAGGTTTGGCAAAAGAAGACAGATTAGAAAATGTTCGCGAGAAAGAAGAAAAAGTTTCGGACATTATTAATATACTGAAAGAAATGCCCCTAGAACCGGAAGAAATAAATCCTTATTTAAAAAGTATAAACTCTTCACCGATCACTGAAAAACAAAGAGTTTCTAAACTCTTGCTTCGTCCCGACGTATCTTTAGAAGAAATGACTGAAAGTGTAGATAAAATAAATATAAATTTTAATATATATAATAATTTATATTTACAACAATCTGAAATTCAATTAAAATATGAAAGATATATTGAAAAGGAAGAAGAACTTGCAGAAAAAATGAGCAGCATGGAAAACTTATTAATTCCTGAATCATTTGATTATAACAAATTATCCGCACTTGGTGCCGAAGCCAAACAGAAATTTAATAAAGTAAAGCCAAGAACTATTGGACAGGCAAGCAGAATAAGCGGCGTAAATCCTACGGATATTCAAATTCTGATGGTGCATTTGGGAAGATAA
- the thiL gene encoding thiamine-phosphate kinase has translation MENRTEISSLGEFGLIEHLTKNFEIYNASTIETVGDDAAVIDHFGKQTVVTTDLLIEGVHFDLMYTPLKHLGYKSVVVNLSDVYAMFAQPTQITVSIGVSNRFSVEALTEFYEGVYAACEKYQVDLIGGDTSASQKGFVISVTALGEVAPNKYVKRNTAQKGDLICVSGEVGGAFLGLTLLEREKKIYLENPKVQPDLEGEDYIVGRILKPEARKDIIDFFEKNEIVPTSMMDVSDGVSSEVLHICKQSNVGCKIYEDKLPINEAARQAAFKFGLDPTVCALNGGEDYELIFTLKQEDYDKITLNEEIAVIGYVTDVEEGCKFLTKGGNTFDITAQGWKAF, from the coding sequence ATGGAAAACCGCACCGAAATATCCTCATTAGGCGAGTTCGGATTAATCGAACACCTGACGAAAAATTTTGAAATATACAACGCTTCAACCATCGAAACCGTTGGCGACGATGCCGCCGTGATTGACCATTTCGGCAAGCAAACTGTTGTTACAACCGACTTGCTGATTGAAGGCGTTCACTTCGATTTGATGTACACGCCGTTGAAACATTTGGGTTACAAAAGCGTGGTTGTAAATCTCAGCGATGTGTATGCGATGTTCGCACAGCCTACGCAAATTACCGTGAGCATCGGCGTGAGCAACCGCTTTAGCGTTGAGGCTTTGACGGAATTTTACGAAGGCGTTTATGCGGCTTGCGAAAAGTATCAGGTGGATTTAATCGGCGGCGATACTTCCGCTTCGCAAAAAGGTTTTGTAATTTCCGTTACGGCTTTGGGCGAAGTGGCGCCGAACAAATATGTGAAACGCAACACCGCGCAAAAAGGCGATTTGATTTGTGTTTCGGGCGAAGTTGGCGGCGCATTTTTGGGCTTGACTTTGCTGGAAAGGGAAAAGAAAATTTATCTGGAAAATCCGAAAGTGCAGCCCGATTTGGAAGGCGAAGATTATATAGTCGGACGAATTTTAAAGCCCGAAGCGCGGAAAGATATTATCGATTTTTTTGAGAAGAATGAGATTGTTCCAACCTCGATGATGGACGTGAGCGATGGCGTGAGCAGCGAAGTGCTGCACATTTGCAAACAAAGCAATGTGGGCTGTAAAATTTATGAAGACAAACTGCCGATTAACGAAGCTGCGCGACAGGCTGCTTTTAAATTCGGGCTTGACCCGACCGTGTGTGCGCTCAACGGCGGCGAAGATTATGAACTGATTTTTACGCTGAAACAGGAAGATTACGACAAGATTACTCTGAATGAAGAAATCGCTGTAATCGGTTATGTTACGGATGTTGAAGAGGGTTGCAAGTTTTTAACCAAAGGTGGAAATACATTTGATATTACGGCGCAAGGGTGGAAGGCGTTTTAG